The Cataglyphis hispanica isolate Lineage 1 chromosome 5, ULB_Chis1_1.0, whole genome shotgun sequence genome has a segment encoding these proteins:
- the LOC126850150 gene encoding NADH-ubiquinone oxidoreductase subunit 8, with the protein MMVPLQIITRMSKIAPKFGRFTSNGINIYLSRSKYYYVNEEKDKTWTDIMEAATTHMFFLEIARGFGLIVSQLFREPATINYPFEKGPLSPRFRGEHALRRYPSGEERCIACKLCEAVCPAQAITIEAEERADGSRRTTRYDIDMSKCIYCGFCQEACPVDAIVEGPNFEFSSETHEEMLYNKEKLLNNGDKWESEIASNIHADHLYR; encoded by the exons ATGATGGTTCCTTTACAAATCATTACACGAATGAGTAAAATTG ctCCAAAATTTGGTAGGTTTACTTCAAatggcataaatatatatttgagtcGTAGTAAATATTACTATGTAAATGAGGAAAAAGACAAAACCTGGACAGATATTATGGAAGCTGCAACTACTCATAtgttttttcttgaaattgcACGAGGATTTGGTCTTATTGTGTCTCAGTTATTTAGAGAACCagcaacaataaattatcCATTTGAAAAAGGACCTTTGAGTCCTAGATTTAGAGGCGAACATGCATTAAGAAG aTATCCTTCTGGAGAAGAAAGATGTATTGCTTGTAAATTATGTGAAGCCGTATGTCCTGCACAAGCTATTACAATTGAAGCAGAAGAAAGAGCAGATGGATCTCGACGCACTACAAGATATGACATTGATATGTCTAAATGTATTTACTGTGGGTTTTGTCAAGAAGCTTGCCCCGTAGATGCTATTGTAGAG GGTCCAAACTTTGAATTTTCAAGTGAAACTCATGAAGAAATGTTGTATAACAaggaaaaacttttaaataatggaGACAAATGGGAATCAGAAATTGCTAGTAATATCCATGCTGATCACTTATATCGTTAA
- the LOC126850149 gene encoding sesquipedalian-1-like — MKINEKNMVAFATSATPIDREGWLNKRGEMNRGYQRRWFVLKGNILFYFDRRGDKEPMGMIVLEGCTIELAEDEEQFGFKIVFHGLNNRSYVLAAESQESMEQWMKALACASYDYMKLMVTELQRQLDAVEEETASIPTQQSPKAPPRQRHNPFNKSDCHHRSQSVRSAPGRTENIPRTKITFRELHTAYGRRILADLNAWRHAKKNTEAPLITL; from the exons ATGAAAATCAATGAGAAAAACATGGTAGCGTTTGCTACATCTGCAACACCCATAGATCGTGAGGGCTGGTTGAATAAACGCGGTGAAATGAATCGCGGTTATCAAAGACGATGGTTCGTTCTCaaaggaaatatattattctacttTGATCGACGTGGTGACAAAGAACCAATGGGCATGATTGTGCTTGAAGGTTGTACAATTGAATTAGCAGAGGATGAAGAGCAATTTGGCTTCAAAATAGTCTTTCATGGTCTAAACAATAGAAGCTACGTTTTAGCAGCAGAATCTCAG GAATCTATGGAGCAATGGATGAAGGCATTGGCCTGCGCCAGTTATGATTATATGAAACTTATGGTGACAGAATTACAACGTCAGTTGGATGCTGTAGAAGAGGAAACAGCATCCATACCGACGCAACAATCTCCTAAAGCTCCACCAAGGCAGCGACATAATCCATTCAATAAATCAGACTGTCATCATCGTTCCCAGAGTGTCAGATCAGCGCCTGGTAGGACAGAGAATATACCCAGAACTAAGATAACTTTTCGTGAACTTCATACAGCATATGGCAGACGAATTCTGGCAGATTTGAATGCATGGAGgcatgcaaagaaaaatacagaAGCACCTCTAATAACTCTATAA